From a single Larimichthys crocea isolate SSNF chromosome XIII, L_crocea_2.0, whole genome shotgun sequence genomic region:
- the LOC104925502 gene encoding casein kinase II subunit alpha-like: MSGPVPSRSRVYPDVNTQRPREYWDYESHVVEWGNQDDYQLVRKLGRGKYSEVFEAINITNNEKVVVKILKPVKKKKIKREIKILENLRGGPNIISLLDIVKDPVSRTPALVFEHVNNTDFKQLYQTLSDFDIRFYMYEILKALDYCHSMGIMHRDVKPHNVMIDHEHRKLRLIDWGLAEFYHPNQEYNVRVASRYFKGPELLVDYQMYDYSLDMWSLGCMLASMIFRKEPFFHGHDNYDQLVRIAKVLGTEDLYDYIDKYNIELDPRFNDILGRHSRKRWERFVHSENQHLVSTEALDFLDKLLRYDHQARLTAREAMDHPYFYPIVKDQGRGATPGGMAASSTPVSSSSMMAGITSMSSSQPLANIAGSPVISAPNTLATQVPAATGAQP, encoded by the exons ATGTCTGGCCCTGTTCCAAGCCGCTCTCGAGTTTACcctgatgtaaacacacagagacctCGGGAATATTGGGACTATGAGTCCCATGTTGTTGAATGGGG gaACCAGGACGACTATCAGCTAGTCAGAAAACTAGGGAGAGGCAAATATAGTGAAGTGTTCGAAGCCATAAACAtcacaaacaatgaaaaagtgGTCGTCAAAATACTGAAG CCcgtcaagaaaaagaaaatcaagagagaaataaagatcCTGGAAAATCTGCGGGGTGGCCCAAATATCATCTCACTGTTAGATATCGTCAAGGATCCCGTG tcCCGAACTCCTGCTCTGGTCTTTGAACATGTGAACAACACAGACTTCAAG CAATTGTATCAAACCCTATCTGACTTTGACATACGGTTCTACATGTACGAAATCTTAAAG GCTCTGGATTATTGCCACAGTATGGGGATTATGCACAGAGATGTCAAGCCACACAATGTAATGATTGATCATGAACACAGAAAG CTCCGCCTAATCGATTGGGGTCTGGCGGAATTCTACCACCCAAACCAGGAATACAACGTGAGAGTGGCATCCAGGTACTTCAAAGGACCTGAACTGCTGGTAGACTACCAG ATGTATGACTACAGCTTGGACATGTGGAGTTTGGGCTGCATGCTCGCCAGCATGATCTTCAGAAAGGAACCTTTCTTTCACGGTCATGACAACTATGATCAG CTTGTGCGAATTGCAAAAGTACTCGGCACTGAGGATCTGTACGACTACATTGACAAGTACAACATTGAATTGGATCCGCGATTCAATGACATTCTCGGAAG ACACTCTCGCAAAAGGTGGGAGAGGTTTGTGCACAGTGAGAACCAGCACCTGGTCAGCACAGAGGCTCTAGACTTCCTGGACAAACTGCTGCGCTATGACCATCAAGCCCGCCTCACGGCCAGAGAGGCCATGGATCATCCCTACTTCT ATCCCATCGTTAAAGATCAGGGAAGAGGGGCAACTCCTGGAGGGATGGCTGCCAGCTCCACGCCAGTCAGCTCCTCGAGTATGATGGCCG GCATCACCTCAATGTCCTCCTCGCAGCCACTGGCTAACATTGCTGGATCACCCGTCATCTCTGCTCCCAACACTCTGGCCACACAAGTCCCTGCAGCCACCGGGGCTCAACCCTGA